The genome window GGTCAGAGAAAATGAGATTGCTGCACAAGCGATGGGAATTCCCCTTGTAAAAACAAAGTTGACGGCATTTGCTATTGGGGCATCCTTTTCCGGAATGATGGGAGTTGTGTTTGCCGCAAAGCAAATGTTTGTGGATCCAACAAGTTTCACTTACTTAGAATCTACGACCATTCTTGTTATGGTCATCCTTGGAGGAATGGGAAGTGTGCCAGGTGTTATTCTAGGAGCGGCAGTTGTAACGATATTAAACTTACAGGTGCTAACCGAGTTAACGGGGTGGCTAAGCCAAGTAACCACTATTCCTGATGCCTTATCTCCAGCAAAAATGCAAAGATTTATCTTCGGTGCCCTTTTAATTATTATGACCTTATATCGTCCACAAGGATTAATACCGGCAAAAAATAAAAAGGTTAATGCCAAGAAATTAAAAGAGAGCATAGCAGAAAAGCAGGAGTCTACTATATTGCTTAAGGAGGGGCACAAATGAATATACTCGAAGTGAAAGGACTAACGAAAAAGTTTGGTGGACTTGTTGCGAATTCCAATATTGATATGTCTGTCGAGAGGAATTCCATCACAGCGGTAATAGGACCGAATGGAGCGGGAAAAACGACTTTTTTCAATATGATAACAGGGGTGTATAAACCGACATCTGGGGAAATTCTCCTTGACGGAAAAACAATTGCCGGGCTTAAGCCGCATGTCGTAGCGAAACAAGGAATTTCCAGAACCTTTCAGAATATCCGCCTTTTCAGTGATATTACCGTATTGGAAAATGTCATGGTCGGAATGCATAACCATATCAAAGGCAGCTTGGTTGGGACATTGCTTCAATTGCCAAAGGCTAAACAGGAGGAAGAGAAAGCAATGAAAGAGGCATATCGCCTATTAGAATATGTTGGGCTTGCTGATCTATTAAATGAAGCAGCGGCAAATTTATCATATGGAGCACAACGGAGATTAGAAATTGCTCGTGCTCTAGCTACAAAGCCTAGCGTTTTATTATTAGATGAGCCTGCTGCTGG of Niallia circulans contains these proteins:
- a CDS encoding ABC transporter ATP-binding protein produces the protein MNILEVKGLTKKFGGLVANSNIDMSVERNSITAVIGPNGAGKTTFFNMITGVYKPTSGEILLDGKTIAGLKPHVVAKQGISRTFQNIRLFSDITVLENVMVGMHNHIKGSLVGTLLQLPKAKQEEEKAMKEAYRLLEYVGLADLLNEAAANLSYGAQRRLEIARALATKPSVLLLDEPAAGMNPKETSLLTGLIQDMCKKYDLTIILIEHDMKLVMEISNHIIVLDHGEKIAEGGPEEIRSNPKVIEAYLGKGAVSLA